In the Necator americanus strain Aroian chromosome X, whole genome shotgun sequence genome, ATTCAGATGATTCTGATAAAAGTTCGTTGGTGCCTTATtgtagaaaaggaaaagtacaCATTAGCAGCAGAATAAAAGCTATTATTAacacaaaatattacaaattaaACGTGTAGTTAGTATGACTAATGTGACCCGACAAACTTTGTACTTGAAAAATATCCTTCTCGAGAACCCATTACAACATAGGATTTACAACTCGCATCTTTCGCCTACATTATAAATGCATAGTTTCAGGTTTATAAACGAATTTAGTGAAATCTGACTGAAGTATAATGAGTTAGCACATATGCTGTGCTTCATTCACTGTAGTACTTGAAATTGTGGAGCTAATAAAACCACGAACAACTATCTCCTGAGATCTACTCTTCAAAACAACATATTTAGAAAGCAGCAAGGAAGTTCGATCGTTTGTCTATCTAGGATTTCTGTCGGATAAGACTATAAAACTCAAGGAACCACTCTGCATACATTGGCGCTTCTGCGTAAAGTTggcgataataataataataataataataataataataataataataataataataataatagtaataataataataataataatactaataataataataagaataacaacaataatatataaaactAACACGAGCTTTCATAACAAGTTCGATCGTCGACTTCGTTACCCTATGCGGAGACAGGTTTTCAATTCTCCTACGATGAGTTTCTATTCTCTTTAAAATAACATATATCTAATCagtcgcagaaaaaaaacatgtagtTGAAAGCAACCACTGCAAAACGGCACTGGTAGTGCTGGAACAGTATCCTAAATAATGTCGAGAAAAACCAAATTTATCGGTAGATTTGACATTTGATGGACTAACGTAGTCCATGTGCAAACCTCTATTCCATATAAACATATCGCAGTTATcgttttacatttaaaaaaaaatcttcctatAAACGAAAATCCAGCAAGTGCATACCATATTGGATACCAGTTATTTAGCGCGAGATTTTCAAATATCACCAATCACACACTCAGTTGTTTCTACTTTatcagaaattgatgtgaacCATCAATTCCCGATAAAATTaagacaggaaaaaaaaaactgtttttagaACGAGAGTAAGCTGTTGTCCGCAGCAACGCTTGTTGACTCTCGGCACTATTTTGATCAATGCTGTCAAAATAGCAAATTAGCTACTAGCAGAAAATATATGAACTGGAAACTAGTTCCAAAAAAGCACAACCTGTCAATTAAATAGTATGGGATCAAGAGATCATAATAAAACATCTGCAAAAAGGTGTAATTTTGTAGTTACGCTTCGAAAGGGTGGATTAGGTGGAACGAGgggcaaaaaaattgagctgaAGAGGACtcgatatttaaaaaaaaacaagctttcCTCGTCTTCAAGTAGTTATGCTCAAAGGCGTCAAACTTTGCTTACTTTGGCACCATCAAAATACACACATTACGACGAAGCTGTTTAATTGCAGGAATCTCCAATGTACCGGGAACTAGTCACCACATATTACATCCTTAGTAGTCGTACATCCTAATACGTCCTATGCTCCTGCATTCTCTCGGCCGTCTCGCCTATCAAATTAGTCAtctactttgaaaaaagatcagaaaTTACCAACTGATGAGTTAATCACATATTTATTAGCAGCTAATTTCTTCCTCAATTTCACATTTCTCCTGACCTACTAGAATGAAAAAGGGTAAACttaattaagaaataaataataacgcTTTTCTTTCTCCAGCACTTCAAGAGGGAAAAACTGTACATCTTAAGTTAAGCACACAAAGATAGTCCACAGAAGTAGTAAAAACCACAGTAAATCTTGCTCATATACCATATGCAGAATTCGATAAATGTAGTTTCCGATTAAATCAAGTGCTGCTGATGTTGTAacatttcaagcaaaaaagtccttttgaaatttattacgCACACGAACCACTTTTAATTATAGCAAACTAGGCGAGAAGTGTTTTtgtctacagaaaaaaaaaacaaccttcccagaatagaaaacaattatttcatACCAAATAGAAAAGTGTCTGAAAGTGCAAAAGTGTATTTCCAAGAGATGCTAGCTAGCGAAGACGATACATGTACGGCAATGCAGACAAGTGGTTTGAAAATGATGGTTAGGTAATAACCCGTTTACACGTCTTCTTAAAGCTACGGAGAATCGTATGAGCAGTAATAACGAAACGAGTTGAGTAAAATAGGAAATCAGTGAAGCTAACTCCCCTAAAAACTCGAAAAGAAATTGTGACCACAAACTGAATTTACAATGTTATTATTCTGGAGAGCAAAGCTAGGAAAAGGCAGTGAAATGGCCcgaaaaatcattcaaaaccTTTGGTTTACGTAGCGTTTCAATTCAGAGGCAGAGAGAAGTTAGAAGAATTCCGAATACCATATTCAGCACAGAGTATAGCCTGCATGAGACAGAAACCAACTATTTCTAAGATTTTCTAAGGTTTATTGtacgaaagaaaataagtgcATAAGCGCAAAGGAAATCCATGAACTCTTAATATAGAtatcaactgtttttttccatccGAAAAATAAGGCAATATTTATCAGTTGACTTATATAAATGTTTATACTGGATCACAACAGCACCtctgaatctttttttccaggactTTTCCTGTAAAATGAGATCAAACGCCTACAAATTCGCACTTGCGTCAATTTCTATGGTGTCACTGCTGTCTCATAAGGCGTATCCGTTGCCGTTGCAGCACGTATCTCCAGACGAACAACCCAGCGGGTTCTCAATCACAGGAAAAGATTGGAGGATTAGTTCAAGCCCTAAAGATAGCACAAAGAGATAACATAGTTGAAATGTATGGATGCAAGGATGTTTTCCCTCTTCTCAAATGTTGTACGCATCGAAGATCGAATTTGCTTGAGCCGCTATCAAAACTTTTTCGCGACTGTTTCGAGACATCAGTAGATTTCGTAGCAACAAAGCCTTCATTGACAgtgaatgttttgaaaaaattgttacTTTGAAGATAGGTGACATTAGAGATATGCACCCttacaaagaaaattgagGACACATTTGCCACCGCTTTAATCGCTTTAGCGAAGTCGAGCGAGAAGCACACGTGCTATTGTTGGCAGATTGTTCAAGAACTGCAAAAGTCATTGCTATAAAGTGCAAATATGATCGACGAAGTTTGTGAGCTCCAgaacactaaaaaaatccCTTCTTTATTGACAACAAGTACCAATACTTGTGCCATTGCAaggaaattcttatttttctccaaCTGAATAGGAACTCAAAAAACTTCGCGGACCCATCACAGTTTCCGTTTGTGAGAGGATAAgcagaaaaattcaacaataaCCGTTGTGATTACAATGATATAGGATTACTCGATCATTCTAGACGTTATTTAGAACTCAAAACAAGCTTCCATTCTCGAAGTATTGCTCATATTGAATTGGTGAAATACAACTAAAACACAAGAAGAATGGACCGAACGTCCTTAAAAGGTATCGCAAAtgcaaaattctagaaattttggaTATTGTGCGGCCAAATTATGGATTTCAGGACAATGAACTCAACCCTGCAACTTGTTTGCGAATAAGGTACACTCATTCACTGAGGGACTAAATATTTGGCAATACTtgaacatcaaaaaaaaatttgaggttttactagtaatttcgtgaaaaaaaataccttcgctcaaaaaagaacctcagaaaagcaaaattttggtGGAACAGTCATGCATTGAGAAACCGAACATTAATGAATTAAcattaaagaaatcaaatacTAACGGTGGGATAAACTTGATGAATACGCTTCCTCGAATAGAGAGAGTAAATGTTGCACACTTGAACAATTAAGACAAATAAGACAGGTAAAGAACAAATGACTCTTGATATCCTTCTCATTACGTCGGTCACCATATCCTACCTCTATTATTTCGGAGGAGCACCCAAGACAAAATAGAACGGATAGATCCTTGAAGCGATGAATTTCCGGTGAGAGATTattcaaaagagaaaagaacggcTAGAAAATGACACATGCTCACTACCTGTCAACTGTCTGTACACCTCAATAGGCTCTAAACGAATCCAAAACTATGAAGGGTTCATCTACATCAAAAGCGCAGAAGGGCGCACATTACAgcataaagataaaaaagttttaagcAAAATTTATCTGACTGCATGAAGGCAGGATCTCTTTACCGCTCACTTCAACAGAGCACTTCATCTCAACGACGCCATCTAAAGTGCATTTACCAGTTATTGCAACCGACGTGTCCACTTCCAGAATGAATAAGGAGCGAACGACTAGAAAATTCCAGTTTCTCGATGACGTATGTACTTTCAGTCATCAATTATCGGGAAGGGAAACTCCCAATTTCGTCAAAACCAGAAGTCCTACAAGAGATACAATGCCATCTTAAAACGTAATTACGCACAAAATATTCCAAGAAACATTCATACGAGGAGCAAATGAGCAGAGAAACTCCCAATTCTATACCAAAACCCATAAAACCTATGTGGGATACTTGTCCAAGACCAAACATGGGTCATCTACGTCATTTCCCATCATACATCTTTTCGCTCGGCGATTGATAGCGCTGAAATGGGCAACCAGTATGGCATTTACGAActcaaagcattttttttattaagagTTAACCGCCTATTAATGAATTACTGCAGACAGTTTATAcgtaaatataataatgtgaatgggaaaaaaaggacaagaGAAATCCTCTCTGGACTGAGAATATTCCTTCTCATTAGTACTAAAATAGCCAACAAACGTTTTCGACCAACTTAAACATTAATCTTCACAGAAAACAAGTGAAATATACGTTTATATGTAATCTTCACCTCCAAAAGGTTAGAGATATTAGGAATGAAGGGAAAAGTAAAAtgaattttcccaaaaaaataaGTCTAAACAATAGTCTACTAAACCAGCGTTTGTTCTAACTTCTACAAAATCCTAAAATATTTCGTTTTccacaaaaagagaaacaactaAATGCACTTTCCTTGATTGACCTTTGCAAACATAATACAATTATGGAGACAGGCTTATTACAGTATCGCGATTACATTAAGTCAGCAAACAGTGCACCACTCAATTTTATTAGTGTTTCTAGttcaaatcttttttatttttaaaaagaaacagctGACAGATTTGCTTCCTGTGTCTTCAGGCACTGGAAGTTACTTGGATTTCAACAGTAGAATACTACTATGTAGGATAACACATAGATTACATCACATCCGTGATAATAAAATGGgagaaacgaaaatttttgttgtgtGCAAGATTGCGACAAAGTGGTGAGACCCTCTTTACAGGATCATTCCAAGCTAATCCAGTAAAGGTTAGGACAGCAACTGTCGGTGAATAGATGCTGCAAAGCAATGTCCATTATCTCATTACCCAACTACGGTGTGAACTCGAGTATGGGCCCTCCAACTACTAAACATGCCCGAGTGTGTGTCCTACGTATTGAGGCGAGCGCGATGCGAATCGATCGGAGGCGGCAACACAGCAAATAATggctaaaaatagaaacaggCGAGGCAACAGCCAAGGAAAATGAGGGACAAACTAGCACTAGCACGCCGCAAATCATGGATAAAACGGAGGAAGTGGCGacgaaaaagaacaacaatgaGATGGCATCAAGTACAAAATATGGAGCAACATGAAaggaaaactaggaaaaaaaacggccgaaCAAAGAATATGAGCGGAAAAATGTAGGAATATCATGAAAGCGTACCTCTTGTAGCTGCAGAAGACTAAGATTTTCCGTTTCGGATGCGGATTCTGTGACGCTGCCGGAGGGCAGAGCATCACCAGCAGCACTGGAGCCACCCTCACTCATactgtaatttcaaaaaacggCCATTATAATGCACTATTCAGCAGATCACATGAATATGTGAGCTAAAATTTTGTCTCGAACAGGTGACAGATGCCATTCGtaatcaaataaaacaacGAAAAGCGGTCAAAACCCTCACAAACATCAACACCGCTTTCAACATCATACATACCGACAAAAATCAACGACAAACATCATAAATGAACACACATCCACAACTGCAGCCCAGTCGCCAATGCTACAATGAGAGCACGTGCTCTCCGTACTAATGCTGCTGACGCTGTTGCTGGCATCGCTACAACATTTCCGTCCGCTACGCAGTTACACGCTAACTTTACCCTCGTCTGTTGTAATAGTAGACAATTACAAAACGAAACTCTATAGACTGCCtgacaaacaaagaaataatcaGACGTACGATAGTGGAGAGCTTCCGTGTGTGCGAGCCTCTGCGTCTCTGACACCCGCCCCCTATTCTCTGCAATCCCACCGTTTGTGACTCCTCACGCCGACAAACGTGAGAATCCATGCATGAGTGCGATAACGTGCGAATTGCTGGAGGTGTTTGGATGAGAGGATGAGTTCGAGTTCATTGTTTCATGTGGCTCATTGCATTGATCTTTAACAACAACCCAGGTAGTGACTGGTAGCATGATTTACGCATGTACACCGCTCATCGAGGTCTAGCTCCGGAACTTGGAAGTTTTTCCATCGCTGGTACAACGGTTGCAGTTTTATTCGGCATTAAGATGCGCCGATTTTTCACATTGCTGTTCCGGAAAGAACAGAGAACTGGATGCTTCATGACGTCCTCAAACATATCTCAAGCTACGACGAGCAGAGTGACTTCGTTCATGACTCCACATACGGTTATCGAGTGTCGTAGCTCTTTAGAAGCCTTTCAAAAAGCTAGCGAACTCTCATCTGCTCTTTGATTTCGTTGGAAATTTCTTCGGCAGAAATTCAGTCGAGGAGGAAATATGACATCTGGTTGAACAATTTATTTCCAACTTTATCACCTGCAGCGATCATCTCCGTTGTAGATTTTAGGACCCAAATCTTAAGAtaagaatttattttaaagaaaaactattcgGGAAGCGTCTTTAGAAACCATTTGCGTTTTTGTCCTCTCCTTTTGTGGTGtgttcgaagtttttttttttctaatgaggTAAGAGGAACTTTGAAGGGTTGTTGCGGGAATGTTGGATTGtctgaaaaaaggattttagGAGGCAACACATGGCTATTCCCGTACTCTTCTTTTAGTTCAGTCTCATTTTTCGTCATAACTTACTCAATTTATTACAAAATCGGTGTTTTTTAGTTCCTGTAGGTGACGCTGGTATGCTCTCCTgtaatttcagagaatttctCACCTACGCGTGGCAGAGCTGGTGCTCCAAAGGGAGGACTTGGCGAACTGTCTTTTTTAGTTTGCTTTTATTTAAAGACTCTTAAGCAATTGAACTGCAGAATGAATCGGAGTTAATAGCCACACACGATCTTCACATCTCGATCTCAACCAAATCATTGCTACTTACGAATTTTGTGacgaaaaatttcagtttcataagttttttgtttcgctTAACAGAGTTGTCTCTCTTATTTACGACTcaaaaatgattaaataaaatattaaaaattgattaaattcTTAAAACTAACCCTGAACTAATACAATTTACTATGAAACACTCACTGAAATAATGTGTaagaatttttataaattcatTTCGGTAAACGACTTAGACGTGCAGGAAATCATAATATATTATCAACACTGAAagttttctacaaaaatgatTGTAGCAAGCTAGATCTACTATAGCTTGAAATAATCAGCCATGTAAATTTTTGGTAATTTACAGCTTCTGCCTTTTTAGTCCAAAAAATTTCGGACCAATTAAAGGAGTAGAAGTCGTTTGCTGTCAAATATGAGATCTATCAACTGTCTGACGAGATTTGAAAACTATTAAAAAGAACTTTGCAGCCGTGTGTAAACCTCTGAGATTTAAAAGAAACTGTCCTTGTTATATGTTAGCGTGAAAAAACTCGTAATATTATAAGATTACCAGGAAGTTTCATCACAAAGCTTTGTAAGGAAGAAGGAATTCCTGAAATAGTTACTGTTCTGGGTTTGCTGCAAATCCTGTATCACGTCTcagagcggcgcagcggtggctctggtcgtcgggcagctatggtggcgagacttcgtctcagCAGGTTCAACCACAAAGCCACAAAGGTGCCCgactagtagcccggtcctagGGCCGAGCCTATAGGCTAGCTAAATGCGTAGTACGCTAAGTACAAGGTggtacgacgattccggtgccagacCGCTAGCTTGCTAGCGCGACAAGaacaacacccccgtcgcgtcgtactgctaatgtctactatgtgttcttcagaagctacgGCGTCTCCCAGAAGCGAAACGCATTGTCGTTGCCGGGCAATGTGACAAATATGTGAGGGCTACAGGCTACAGGacggagccggccaaagaagttaatCTGCCATCGCTaacaacatccagtgcgcctggcaacacttaacgttgggaggCTTACCGGAAGAAGTCATGAATTGGCAGTGAATtagcagacagtctcagaaaacgccgtgctGACATATgctgtgtacaggagactcgctggagaGGCTTCAAGTCAAGGAAATtgggcgatggctacaagctcatctTCTACGGCACATCAAACCGCAATGTTATTAGTGTCATATTGAGCGAGACGTTTAGAAacagcgtcacagcggtggatcgactatcagATTGCCtaatggctgtaaaagtaggcacaggagaagtggaattgcgcgTCTTCTCTGTTTATGCGCCACAGGTGAGCTGgtttaaagaagagaaggcgtgtttttgggaagatctggagcagtatgTCCAATCTCTGGAAGGTgaagaagtacttctaatCGGAGAAGACTTCAACGGATACGTCGGTTCCCGGGAAGACGGCTTCGAGAGTCGTTATGGAagatacggctatggagctcgtaacaaCGACGGATtccgaatcctggagtatgctgttgcaagtgagcAAGTGCTAACATGCAGTATCAGAAAAGAAggtcgcatttgatcacgtacactagcagcggtcgtgaaacacaaatagatttctggacgTTACGCCGATGGAAACGCCGACTTTCACAGGATTCGAAAGTCATCTCTACAGACTTTCGAATCCTGTGAAAGTCGACGTCCAGCACCATTTGCTCCtcatggacttgaaaatcttccGTCCAAAGGAGAGGCGTCCAAGGTGATACACAgagcatcaaatggtggaatctgaaggatcgaaaagAGGTATTCTCTGCGTCGCTCCATCTACAGTTCCCCatcctactcgtagtgtggaagAAATGTGGTCTATGTCTAGCGTCATACGCCTGACCGCGAAGAACAATCAGTGAAAAACGACTCCAGGTAAGCCCAGTATAaaaaaaggctacgtggttttggaacgggggcgttcaggcggcaattcgtgaaaagaagtccaagtataagctctggtgtaggacacgtcagcctgaagatcgtgGTTCTTACCTAGCgacgaagagggaggctaagaaggcagtctccaaggcgaagtccgAACGCTGCAAGGCTGTGTAAGACATATTTGATACCAGCGAAGGCGGCGGGAAGTGtgtcgtttagtcagagcgcgtcaCCGCTCAACGTTGGACCAAGATCGTTGAGGGACCAGAATGCGCCGTTCTGCGTCGCTCTAGTCAGATCCtagagaggtggcgagagtactacaatcagttgtgtaacgaagagttctgctATCCCCCAatcccaactgttcccagcgtcgagggtcttGTTTTACCAATTACTACAGACGAAGTCAGTGCTGACCTCGCTAAAATGAAGTTGAACAtagcaaccggtcctgatgacatacctacTGACGTCTGAAAGCTGTTAGGAGATCAAGGGTTCGTGTGACTCGCAACTATATATGACAATATCGCTGCAGAAGGACGTATGGCGAACTTCCATTGCCGTGCCtatctggaaagggaaagaagaCTGAGATTGCTGACTGCGCTTTGTACAGTCCTATACGACTGTTGTGCCATAcaatgaaggtttttgagcgtgtcctggaagctcgccTGAGGGAGattgtcagcgtttcactcaaccagtgcatctttgtgaaggaatgcagcactatagatgctatccatgctgtcccaTCCTCCTGgggaaacatcgagagaagaactgTAGTGttcatcttgcttttctcgatctcgacaagctttcgaccgtgtcccacatgagctctTACGGATGTCCACGAGGTcccatagagtaccagaagaatatgtgggGTGGACGAaactgctttatgcgaagcctaccagcgttgtgcGGTGTGAACAAGCAGGCTATTCCTTGTAccagtaggggttcatcaggatTCATCACTTTCGCCCTGCTGTTCATGCTGTGCGTGGACACAATAACGAAGGGAATCCAGAACCCACATTTGTGGACcttactctttgccgacgatatTATGCTcacgtcggagtctcgagatgatcttcaaaAACAAGTACGCTCTTGGAAGAATCGGCTGCAGCAACATGGATTGCTTCCAGtgtatcaaaaactgagtacatggagtgatCAAGGATAGaagatggttcaattcgtgtcgatggcaccgtCTTAAACATGGTGGACTGTGTTAAGTACCTTGGATACAAAGTGACTTCTACAGGCGACAACGAACTtgagaaggtcgagcacgtgttaataccgcatggatgaaatggaaaatggtaACAGGCGTACTCTGTGACAAaaaaagtccctgttcgactgaagtcgaagacctacaggacggttgtgcgtcccgTTGCCCTTTACAAATGCAAGTGTTCAACcgccgacgacgaaagccttggaaagagtgcttgTACGGTGTGGAGATGCGgatgaggtggacgataggtgtaacgctgaaaaacaaagtatccaacgacactgtacgccccatcttcggcgtcggcCCGATGAATGAGAAAATGGAGGAGCGAGTAAAAGTAAGCGTATACGTTGTCACCAAGATCcaagctcag is a window encoding:
- a CDS encoding hypothetical protein (NECATOR_CHRX.G26186.T2), with amino-acid sequence MVARLRLSRFNHKATKETRWRGFKSRKLGDGYKLIFYGTSNRNVISVILSETFRNSVTAVDRLSDCLMAVKVGTGEVELRVFSVYAPQVSWFKEEKACFWEDLEQYVQSLEGEEVLLIGEDFNGYVGSREDGFESRYGRYGYGARNNDGFRILEYAVARFESHLYRLSNPVKVDVQHHLLLMDLKIFRPKERRPRTRQPEDRGSYLATKREAKKAVSKAKSERCKAVQILERWREYYNQLCNEEFCYPPIPTVPSVEGLVLPITTDEVSADLAKMKLNIATGPDDIPTDV
- a CDS encoding hypothetical protein (NECATOR_CHRX.G26186.T1) translates to MAVKVGTGEVELRVFSVYAPQVSWFKEEKACFWEDLEQYVQSLEGEEVLLIGEDFNGYVGSREDGFESRYGRYGYGARNNDGFRILEYAVASEQVLTCSIRKEGRI
- a CDS encoding hypothetical protein (NECATOR_CHRX.G26187.T1): MQHYRCYPCCPILLGKHREKNCSVHLAFLDLDKLSTVSHMSSYGCPRGPIEYQKNMWGGRNCFMRSLPALCGVNKQAIPCTSRGSSGFITFALLFMLCVDTITKGIQNPHLWTLLFADDIMLTSESRDDLQKQVRSWKNRLQQHGLLPVYQKLSTWSDQG